One Miscanthus floridulus cultivar M001 chromosome 11, ASM1932011v1, whole genome shotgun sequence DNA window includes the following coding sequences:
- the LOC136491280 gene encoding GPI-anchored protein LLG1-like, producing MGRPTGSAAILFCCICVVELSSSMAVVGSAAPEETPKFISMGALECSDNITKTTPARKLGAVEGNGVCPVRFDHTRGISAVAGSCRDRPAPSAERCCGALKTFACPYSELINDNDHNGCASDMFYQIIVRGRLRPGLFSQLCVEGPLGLQC from the exons ATGGGTCGTCCCACCGGCTCTGCCGCCATCCTCTTCTGCTGCATCTGCGTCGTCGAATTGTCGTCGTCCATGGCCGTCGTCGGGTCCGCCGCCCCGGAGGAAACCCCCAAGTTTATCTCAA TGGGCGCCCTTGAGTGCTCCGATAACATAACGAAGACAACGCCAGCGCGCAAGCTGGGCGCTGTTGAAGGCAACG GGGTGTGCCCCGTGCGGTTCGACCACACGCGCGGGATCAGCGCGGTGGCCGGAAGCTGCAGGGACCGGCCGGCGCCGTCGGCGGAGCGGTGCTGCGGAGCGCTGAAGACCTTCGCGTGCCCCTACAGCGAGCTCATCAACGACAACGACCACAACGGGTGCGCCAGCGACATGTTCTACCAGATCATCGTCCGCGGCAGGCTGCGGCCGGGCCTCTTCTCGCAGCTGTGCGTCGAAGGCCCGCTGGGCCTCCAGTGCTGA